In the Triticum aestivum cultivar Chinese Spring chromosome 2B, IWGSC CS RefSeq v2.1, whole genome shotgun sequence genome, CAGAAGCTGCCAAATGTCGAACACTCTCTTGAAGTTGTTGGATCGCTCTCGCCTTCAATCTCCTCCGGACAGAATCTACAATGAGCCTCAGTGCAGGGGCATGTGTGCggctttttttttgaggggtgaaAAACAATTTAttcatcaccaaaaaccacatgatGTGGTATACATGAAAGGTCATGGGGGTTTCCAAGCCACAAGTGGCGTCCCGGACCCTGCGAAAGAGCAAATTTAGCTAATCTATGTGCCTCATAGTTTACAGCACGACCCTCCCAAACAAAATTACAATTAAAAGTAGATGCGCTGAGTTTTATTTCGCTAATGATAGTACCATATCGTCCTCTGACCCCCTTTTGAATGTTCGAGACAACTTCTTTGCAATCTGAGGAAATGATGAACTGTTGCAAGTTGAGGTCCTCTGCCAAAGCTAAAGCCTCCTGGCAAGCAATTGCCTCCAAAGCAGTAGGATCGTGTACACCATAAATGACGAGTGCTGAGCTTCCAAGATAGAATCCTTGGTCATCCCTACAGATAGCAGCGGTGGATCCTCCCCGCTCAAACCTTACTCCTGCGTCCACATGAATTTTTGCATATCCCATAGGAGGAGCCTTGGGTCTAGCAGCAGGCGCCACATGCGATACCGTTCCCAGGACGACGCGCGAATTGCCAGTACCAACAATTTCCAACTCTGATATGTACCTGTTTACAAAGCATGTGTGGATTGAGGGCTCTGGAAAATACCTTCATGTATCGCTTTTCGCCGTGCCGACCAGATAGCCCACATAGTTACCGCAAGCAACGTGAATTTCTGCTGCGATAGAGTTTCTATAAGGGTAAACAACCATTGCTTGGCGGAGGGTTCAGTGATTTCCATCATTTGCTGCACAAGATCACTATTGCTGAGAGCCCAAGTGCACCTGGAAGCGGTGCATTCGATGAGAGAGTGTCGCCATGAGTCAAGCGCGCCACAAAGCCCATAGCTGGCTGAATCTGTCATGTGGCGATGCATGCGTACATCATTCTTTGGTAGCGACTGTCTGGACAAGCGCCACAAGAACATCCTCACGTTAGCCGGAACACTCGTCCTCCACAAACTTTTCCAACTGTTCTTCTCTGCATTTGAGCTCGAGGGGCCCGTCGTTCCCTCCAACCATGCTTCTCTTTGCTGCTTCGTTGCTACGAGCATGTTATAAGCAGATTTCACTGTGAACATGCCATGCTCATCGTAGTGCCAACTCCAAAAATCAGGAATATTACGGGTGCAGAGGGGAATCCCAAGAATAACAGTAGCGTCCATTGGCATGAAAGTTGCCTCCACCACCGTTCTATTCCAAGTTGCAGATGTATGATCAATTAGTTCCGAGACCAAAGACGGCGGGTTCTGTACTCGACTGCCATAAGGGCGAAGCATCTCATCCCTCGGCAGCCAATTGTCACTCCAGATGTGTGTCGTGTCGCCATTACCCACCCGCCTTATTAAACCCTGTTTTAAGGTGTCTCTTCCTTCGATGATTGCCCTCCATATCTGACTAGGGTGGCTCCCGAGGCTAGCCTGCAAGATATCTGAGTTTGGAAAGTAAATGCTTTTCAGAAGCCTTGCACTCAGCGTCTCGGGGTTCTGTAACAATCTCCATGCCTGCCTTGCCAACATAGCCAGGTTGAACAACTCGAAATCTTTAAAACCCAGACCACCCATACCTTTCGGTTGGGTCATAGTTTGCCAAGAGACCCAATGAGGTTTGCGTTTGCCCTCTTTGCTCCCCCACCAGAATTTCCTTATAAGCATATTGAGGTGTTCGCACAATCCTCTAGGGAGCTTGAAGTAAGACATAGAGAAAACTGGCACTGCTTGGGCTACAGATTTAACAAGGACTTCCTTACCTGCTGCTGACATTGTGTTTGCAATCCATCCTTGGACTTTGCTCCACAACCGATCCTTTAGATATTTGAAGGCACCATTCTTTGAGTTACCAATGTCAGATGGCATTCCCAAGTACTTCTCGCTTAATGTCTCATTTGGAACATTGAGCAGCTCCTTGATCTCATCCCTCACAGACTCAGGCACTCCTTTACTGAAGAAGACTGATGACTTTGCAAAATTTATACGTTGACCAGTTGCCTGACAGTATGTGTCCAGAACCTGGTTAACCTCATCAGCACCCACACTATTAGCCTTGAAGAACAGCAGTCTGTCATCAGCAAATAACAGGTGATTCACTGGTGGAGCCGAGGGGGCTACCTGCAAACCACTTAAGTTGGATAACTCATTTTTGGATTTAagaaggcacgaaaggccctctgctgctaacaaGAACAAGTATGGGGAAATGGGGTCCCCCTGTCTGATTCCACGGGTTGGTGTGAACTCCTGTAGTTTGTTTCCATTGAACATTACTGAGAACTTAACTGTGGTGACAAGATTCATCACTATATCCACCCACCGAATTGTGAAGCCCAACTTTAGCATTATAGCTCTCAAATATTCCCACTCGACcctatcatatgccttcatcatatcaagcttcagTGCACACGATTGATGCTTCTTCGCCTTATTATGCTTCATAACAAAACTCACAAGCTCCAACATCTATCTGTAGTGGTATGTATAAAGCCCATCAGCCCAACCCAACGAATTAAGCAACCCAACAACTACTGAAGAGAATTCTCGAGCGACCTCAACCTTAGCCATCATCGACCAAGCTCTCCCCACGGCCCACCGCcacatcaccccctcctcttccctCTCCGGCGGCCTTGCCATCGGCAAGATGATTCGTctgtttgtttctttttttctcctTAGGTTTTTGTTTTCCCGGCGGCATTGAGGAGGTGGTGGGGGTGATGGTCTTGGGAGTATTTTTTGGTGGATCCCTCGATAGGTATTAAGCCTAGGTGAGCAAACCGAGAGGAAACATGAGATTGTTTACCCAGGTACAtgccctcatggtggaggtaaagcCATACTTCCTGCTCGTGTTGTAATGCTTGAGTATATGAGTGTAGAATCGAAAGTATTTTTCTCAGCTCGAGCTCAAATGTTCCTGGTATGAATagtaaattccaaaataaattcaaaaaatctgACTTTTTTTTGGGTGGCAAAACATTAAGTAATGTTTGGAGTGCTTGTAAAGTTTCATCATGGAATCACATTCGTGGGAAAAAAAATAGAGCTTCAAAATGCGTTCGAAAGTACCATTTTCAGAGCATCAATTTTTTTAACCATGACTTCCACGAATATGATTTCATAATGAAACTTTGCAAGCACCCGAAACATTACTTAATGTTTTCCCAAAAAGAATCAAAAGTTTTGAATTTTATTGTcatttttttcgaatttactgttcatcgaGGAGCATATGAGTTCACGAGCAGATATTCTGCATCCGTGTACAATAACGATCGGGGGATCgataatacttcctccgttccgaaataattgTCGCTGGGAGAAATCTCCAACCAGGTGAAAATGAACGAAAGTACAGAACTACCCCTAACTTGAAATCAGATCGTCGTCTTCCTCGTTGTCTTCCTCCAGGGCAGCGCATCCAGGCCAGCAGcaagcccctcctcctcctccagctgaTCGTCCAGACCAGGAGCaagcccatcctcctcctcctcctccaccctcCACCAGTAGGAGCCTCCGTCAGGCTCCTCCCTGTCGTCCAGCTGCTCGTCCCCGTCGCCAGCAGCAGgcccctcctcctccgccctccACCAGCAGGACCCTCCACCAGGCTCCTCCCTGTTGTCCAGTTGCTCATCCCCGTCGCCAGTAGCAGGCCCAACCTCCTCCGCCCCACTGCCCCAGTTTTGTCGCCGCCGCCCTAGCGTCCTCGCCCCGTTGCCCAGACAGATCGTCGATGCGCCCCCGCCTGGTCATCGCAACACACACCACTCCAGGCAGGTACTCCTCACCTCAAATTATAGAAATTAACAACACAAGATTGATTCAGTTAAACAGTACATCAGAATTTGAGGAATCACTAGAATTTCAAATTCAGGACTCAGCTGAAATAAAAGAGACAAATAAAGGAGGCAAGTGTAGCCTGCAGCCCACATTTCCATCAGTCATCCAAATATGGCTAACTAAACATGGCTTGCTTTGGTTGTGTGATAAGCTTACATTTATTCTTTAAACATGGCTGGCTTTGGTTAGTTAGCAATGGCACTTTCAATTAACATTCATAGCCAAGAAAAGAAAATGTAGGGTAAAGCAAAGAAAAGAGCAGCTGGCAAGGTGCACTATCTGCTTCTTACTGTAGACATGAATACAAGGAGTACATCACTCTCTGTCTATAGGAGTAATATGAACATCATTCTACATGGGTCTCTGAACATCTTCTTACAAAGTTGGAGCACAAGCACTTCATTTATCGATCTGTATATCATGGAAGAGGAACCGAAGAATGTGCATGTACTTACAATAGTCTTTTGTCTTTGTACTCCAAATCTGGAAGCAGGCAAAGATTTTCTGTACTTACCAAAAAGACACTAAAATTGGAGTCTACGACAGTCTTTTGTCTACAGGAGCGAATATGCACTGGTGTACTCAAATTCTGGAAGCACTAGCACTGGTACTGTACATTTGTTTGCTTCAGTAGATGTATACACAAATCTGGAAGCATGCAAAGGTTTTCTTTACCTACCAAAATCTGCTTCTGCTTTCTGGTAAATGGCTTGCATCGTCCTTAAATGAAGTGCATTGAAGTAGTCCTATTAAAAGATGAACAAAAAAATGTTACTCCTACACTGTACTGAAAAAGTTGCACAAATCTCTACTGCCAAGCCTTGCATTCACAGAAATGAAGTACTCCATACTCCATACTGTACATCCTTCCACAAGCAAAGAAGATGCCAACAAAGAAGATGCACATAAATCTCCACTCCATGCTTTAGTGAATTTAGTGAATCAAGTCTGTAGAAGCTGCAGGAGATCACTACAAATCTCTACTCCATGCTTTAGCACATTCAATTACACACAGGAGATCATAGAAGAAGATGTGGAAATCCCATAAATCTGTGAGACCAGCCAAATTTCATTGCTTGATGGCCATTTAGACAATTTTAATAGTGATAAACCTTATTTTATTTTAGTCAAAGCATCACAGTGACAGTGCTTATTTTATTTCAGTTTTTACAGTGGATACGGTTTTGGCAGTAAAATCTGCAGTACTCCAATTTTACAAACTGAAAACTATGACAGCACAAGTAGATCTCAGTTTCCACATGGAAAATACACTTCTCGGCTTTACAAACTGAAAATTACTGTATGATAGAGCAAGCAGATCTCAGTTTCAAAATGGAAAATACACTTCTTAGTTTTACAAACTGAAAATTATGACAGTGCAAGCAGATCTCAGTTTCCACATGGAAAATACACTTCTCAGCTTTACAAACTGAAAATTACTGTATGATAGTGCAAGCAGATCTCAGTTTTAAAATGGAAAATACACTTCTCAGTTTTACAAACTGAAAATTATGACAGTACAAGCAGTTTCAAAATCTCCAAGAAGTCACCTGGAAATGCAAAGTCTCCAGGGGAAAGCACTCGAGTAAGCTCATCACCTGGAGAACTTCACAATAATAGCCATGATCTTCAAGCTATGTTTATAAGCCGATCTCAGTTTTTCAGTTTCACAAGCAGATCTCAATTTTTCAGTTTTGACAGTCAAGCATCCTCACCTTTGCTCTGTCGCGGGAGGCGACAGTGGTGGCTGCCCTATCCCCATGAGCTCGACGTGACGACCTCTCCTCTCTCCGGGCCCCGGCGACTTGCACCAAAACACCAACGCTGACCGTGCCTCCCCAACCTTGTACAGGTATATATGACGGTCCATTTTCAGCAATCATACTGTACATACAAATTTGTTGCATTTGTTCAGACATCACGGACAGCAACTTATCAATTGCCCATTTTTTTGTTGGCTTTACTACTATTGCCCCTAACATTGACCAGGACCATGATCCTAGATTAAATTGTGCAAACTTCTGGGAAGAAAATTACTCCTGCTTTCAAGTTTGTGATATAACCTGAAGGAGAAAGAGTTCATTATCGACCAGACAGGTTCAGTTTTTTTACCTCATTTTCCATTCCCACATTATCTCAATGCATTTTCAGCTTGATTCAGTCCTCCTCCATTGTCGTCATCAGTCCTCCTCGTCAATCTGCTGCGGCCGCACGGCTGGCTGCAGGCAGGTTGATGAGGGCATCTACTGTACACAAGGCCCGCAAATCAAATCAAGCCCAATTCACAAAAGAAACATCAAATCACATGGCCGGAAGAGGGGAAGGGAACCTGCTCTGCTCCATGTAAGAgttggaggaagaagagacaacaTGAAGAGGAGGACTGCGCATCAGGGACGAGTTCGGAGTGGCGCCGGTAAAGCTCGGAGATCTGCACCTGCTTGAATCGCCAAGTTCAATCCTTGTACCGCATGAAGAGAGTAGATGAGCAACAGCGAGGGAGCTAGGAGGGGGTGACGTACCGAAGGGCGTTGGAGTGGAGGAAGGCCATTGCAGAACGAGCCTCCGCACTCGGGATCAGCCGCCGGAGAATAAAAATGAGATCTttgcgacggtggcggcggcgcgggcgagggaGAGGCAGCGGCGACACAGGCGAGGGAGAGGCGCCGAGGACGCGAGCTAGGAGAGGCGCCGGCGACGTGAGCTAGGGAGAGGTGCCGACGACGCGAACTAGGGATTCGGCTGAGCGAGATAGCGAGTGCGTGAGTGAGCGAGAGAGTGGATGAGGTGGGAGGGTAGTTTATGAAACAGCAAAAAAGATTGTACGTGCCgaactttgtactccctccgtccgaaaatacttgtcgaagaaatgcataaaaatgaatgtatctagaactaaaatacatctggatacattcatttctccgacaagtatttccggacgaagggagtgcTAGAAACTCCCGGCGACAATTATTTCGGAACAGAGGAAGTAATCTCTATACATGGTTCTCTCTATTAACTAGCCTAGCTCCGACTTATATGGGTACTTGCGCCGAGAAGTGCAGCCATGGACGCAGTGGCATATGCATGCACGGCATCGACGGTGCCTGTGCCATCGCGATTAGAACAGCTGGACGTGCTAGTTGGCGTATAGCCGAACATTGGAGAGCTAGTTATAGCGTATTTCGTATTTTCAGAGGACCCACTGACTGAACTATCTGACACGCGCAGGCGTGCTTGCAGGCAGGAGGATGAATACGACCGTTGGCATGGGAGCATTGTACAGTATAACGTAAATACTTTTCCACCACGATGTATTTAAAGCCATGCAG is a window encoding:
- the LOC123043664 gene encoding uncharacterized protein isoform X1, which produces MWEWKMSMIAENGPSYIPVQGWGGTVSVGVLVQVAGARREERSSRRAHGDRAATTVASRDRAKLEDHGYYCEVLQVMSLLECFPLETLHFQDYFNALHLRTMQAIYQKAEADFGEEYLPGVVCVAMTRRGRIDDLSGQRGEDARAAATKLGQWGGGGWACYWRRG
- the LOC123043664 gene encoding uncharacterized protein isoform X2, with protein sequence MWEWKMSMIAENGPSYIPVQGWGGTVSVGVLVQVAGARREERSSRRAHGDRAATTVASRDRAKDYFNALHLRTMQAIYQKAEADFGEEYLPGVVCVAMTRRGRIDDLSGQRGEDARAAATKLGQWGGGGWACYWRRG